In Rheinheimera sp. MM224, one DNA window encodes the following:
- the truC gene encoding tRNA pseudouridine(65) synthase TruC, whose translation MSKVVPEPELIAVPVLTILYQDEFLVAIDKPAGMLVHRSFLDRHETVFVMQTLRNQLGQHVFPVHRLDRPTSGVLLFALSADVARLLTEQLTEQHWRKFYLAVCRGFVKQAGLLDYPLKEQLDKIADKLASQDKDKQEAITALWPLAQVELPIAIGKYPVARYSLVALQPLTGRKHQLRRHLSHLRHPIVGDTTHGEGKHNRLFAEHLNSHRLLLIAKRLELKHPVSGVDLVIEAPLCEVEKLFKAFSWPIEDSWYSNFFERAELTGLTQL comes from the coding sequence GTGAGCAAAGTAGTGCCAGAGCCTGAGTTAATAGCAGTTCCTGTACTGACGATTTTGTATCAGGACGAGTTTCTGGTAGCGATAGATAAACCTGCAGGCATGCTGGTGCATCGCTCTTTTTTAGACAGACATGAAACTGTATTTGTGATGCAAACTTTGCGTAATCAGCTAGGGCAGCATGTGTTTCCGGTGCACCGGCTCGACAGGCCCACCTCTGGTGTGTTGTTATTTGCGTTATCTGCCGATGTTGCCCGTTTGCTGACAGAACAGCTAACCGAACAGCATTGGCGCAAGTTTTATCTGGCGGTTTGCCGTGGTTTTGTCAAACAAGCTGGTCTTTTAGATTATCCGCTGAAAGAGCAACTGGATAAAATTGCCGACAAACTAGCCAGTCAGGACAAAGACAAGCAGGAAGCGATAACGGCGTTATGGCCTTTGGCCCAGGTTGAATTACCTATAGCTATAGGTAAATATCCGGTGGCACGTTACTCCCTGGTAGCTTTGCAACCTTTAACGGGTCGTAAGCATCAGTTGCGCCGGCATTTATCGCATTTACGCCATCCTATAGTGGGTGATACGACGCATGGTGAAGGCAAACATAACCGCTTGTTTGCAGAGCATTTGAATAGCCACAGATTGTTATTAATTGCCAAAAGACTGGAATTAAAACATCCGGTGAGCGGTGTCGATTTAGTGATCGAAGCACCACTTTGTGAAGTAGAAAAGTTATTTAAAGCATTCAGTTGGCCCATCGAAGATAGCTGGTACAGCAATTTTTTTGAGCGGGCAGAATTAACAGGCTTAACGCAGTTATAA
- a CDS encoding YqcC family protein, translated as MYLQVTDLLNQIESELKAAELWAFVAPDAQAMQSTAPFFCDTMPLENWLQFVFLPRMRALVEGRLPLPQQIAVCPMAEEAFKHLDNRTLLLINRIADLDELLSGKREQSSARA; from the coding sequence ATGTACTTACAGGTCACAGATTTATTAAATCAGATTGAAAGCGAATTAAAAGCTGCAGAGCTTTGGGCTTTTGTTGCCCCTGATGCACAAGCGATGCAAAGTACTGCGCCATTTTTTTGCGACACTATGCCACTGGAAAACTGGCTACAATTTGTATTTTTACCTCGTATGCGTGCATTAGTGGAAGGGCGTTTGCCCTTACCGCAACAAATTGCGGTCTGCCCTATGGCCGAAGAGGCGTTTAAACACTTAGATAATCGCACTTTGCTGCTGATTAATCGTATTGCGGATTTGGATGAATTATTAAGTGGTAAACGTGAGCAAAGTAGTGCCAGAGCCTGA